A window of the Gemmatimonas sp. genome harbors these coding sequences:
- a CDS encoding DUF3427 domain-containing protein: MPRLVRGLHERLVTRLLERDLAALESHLSADCAPLRDADAADRLVLHLSRVIERAIDALPDRDRAKLGADLSRRLIEELAKESRFAAADFALERPLDPPQQLRAVRAALPDGTPEHISQPLIPLLDTTLLTNSPGEPNVGHQVQAEIASADRIDLVMAFIRRTGIRPLREALTRHVQAGRRLRVLTTVYTGSTEAEALELLKDLGADVRVSYDTTGTRLHAKSWLFHRESAFSTAYVGSSNLTHSAQVSGLEWNVRVSEARNRAVIEKLAAVFESYWQQPDFEPYDSARFAAATSRERPASSFHLPPTEIRLEPFQERLLEQVALAREEGRHRNLLVSATGTGKTVMAAVDYARLRTRLPRGRLLFIAHREEILAQAQATFAQALRDPSFGERWVGGDRPSRWEQVFASVQSLSANSLEHLDPTHFDVVIVDEFHHAAASSYERVLARLQPRELLGLTATPERSDGLSILQWFDGRIAAELRLWDAIDQHRLVPFAYFGVTDSLDLTDIPWTRGRGYDTAALTGVITSTDVWARQVLKQCAEYLGPLNAVRALGFCVSVDHARYMARVFAEHGVAARAVHGTTPAEEREDALRQLAVGTVNVVFSVDLFNEGVDVPAVDTLLMLRPTDSPVLFVQQLGRGLRKANGKALCTVLDFVGQHRKEFRFDRRLGGLLGGTRRQIEEQVKLGFPFLPAGCQMQLEPVARERILDSIKQSVPSRKNDRSRELMALAVQRPNVSLADYLAETGLELEEVYAGGSDSWSAMRERAGLAVPAAGPLEETLRKALSRLLHVDDRERLDAWRAWLALPASVDAEEATREGCLVRMLLSQLLESIADDKPSFAVGAQLLLAHPAVCAELVELCDVLAGRVKHLSVPLNGFHDVPLRVNARYTRREILVASRESTDVRGSTWREGVRFADQMPADLLAFTLDKTEGQFSPTTRYRDYAISRELIHWESQSTTRAGSPTGLRYQQHEARGSQIWLFARLNSGERAFTFLGPATYVSHVGEAPMAITWRLYHALPGDLFQAFAAAVA; this comes from the coding sequence ATGCCCCGCCTCGTCCGCGGTCTTCACGAGCGACTCGTCACACGTCTCCTGGAGCGCGATCTTGCCGCGCTGGAGTCGCACCTGAGCGCCGATTGCGCACCCCTGCGCGATGCCGATGCGGCAGACCGACTGGTGCTGCACCTGAGCCGAGTGATTGAACGCGCCATTGATGCGCTGCCGGACAGGGATCGCGCCAAGCTTGGTGCCGACCTTTCGCGGCGGCTGATCGAAGAGCTGGCGAAAGAGTCCCGATTCGCCGCGGCCGACTTTGCGCTGGAGAGGCCGCTTGATCCGCCACAGCAGCTGAGGGCCGTACGCGCTGCGCTCCCCGACGGCACGCCCGAACACATTTCGCAACCGCTCATCCCGCTGCTCGACACCACGTTGCTGACCAACTCGCCTGGTGAACCCAACGTCGGGCATCAGGTGCAGGCGGAGATCGCCTCCGCCGATCGCATCGATCTGGTGATGGCGTTCATCCGGCGTACAGGTATCCGGCCGCTGCGAGAAGCGCTCACGCGCCACGTACAGGCCGGCCGCAGGCTACGGGTGCTCACCACGGTGTACACCGGCTCCACCGAAGCCGAGGCGCTGGAGCTGCTCAAGGATCTTGGGGCAGACGTCCGCGTGTCGTACGACACCACCGGAACACGACTGCATGCGAAGTCGTGGCTGTTCCACCGGGAGAGTGCGTTCAGTACGGCGTACGTGGGGTCTTCCAACCTCACGCACAGCGCGCAGGTGAGTGGCCTTGAATGGAACGTGCGCGTCTCCGAAGCGCGAAACCGCGCCGTCATCGAGAAACTGGCCGCAGTATTTGAGAGCTACTGGCAGCAGCCGGATTTTGAACCGTACGACTCAGCCCGCTTCGCCGCGGCGACCAGCCGGGAGCGCCCGGCCTCCTCGTTCCACCTCCCACCCACGGAGATTCGCCTCGAGCCGTTCCAGGAACGCCTTCTCGAGCAGGTCGCGCTCGCACGAGAGGAGGGCCGTCATCGCAACCTGCTCGTATCTGCCACCGGTACCGGCAAGACGGTCATGGCGGCGGTGGACTATGCCCGGCTTCGCACCCGGTTGCCACGTGGCCGTCTGCTGTTCATAGCCCATCGCGAGGAGATCCTGGCCCAGGCGCAGGCGACATTCGCCCAGGCGCTTCGTGATCCCTCGTTCGGGGAACGGTGGGTTGGTGGTGACCGCCCCTCGCGATGGGAACAGGTGTTCGCGTCCGTGCAATCACTCAGCGCGAACAGCCTGGAGCACCTCGATCCGACACACTTCGATGTGGTGATCGTCGACGAGTTCCATCACGCTGCCGCGTCGTCGTACGAACGGGTACTCGCCCGCCTGCAGCCGCGTGAACTACTCGGCCTTACGGCCACACCAGAGCGCAGCGATGGGCTCTCCATCCTGCAGTGGTTCGACGGGCGAATTGCAGCCGAGCTACGGCTGTGGGATGCGATCGATCAGCATCGGTTGGTCCCGTTCGCGTACTTCGGCGTTACGGATTCTCTCGATCTCACCGATATCCCGTGGACGCGCGGTCGTGGCTATGACACCGCAGCACTGACCGGGGTGATCACCAGCACCGACGTGTGGGCGCGTCAGGTGCTCAAGCAGTGCGCCGAATACCTCGGCCCGCTCAACGCAGTCCGTGCGCTTGGCTTCTGCGTGAGCGTCGATCACGCGCGATACATGGCACGTGTCTTCGCGGAGCATGGCGTCGCCGCGCGCGCCGTTCATGGTACGACACCTGCAGAAGAGCGTGAGGACGCCCTGCGGCAACTCGCGGTGGGCACCGTGAACGTGGTGTTCTCGGTGGACCTGTTCAATGAAGGCGTAGACGTGCCAGCAGTGGATACGCTGCTCATGCTGCGCCCCACGGACAGTCCGGTGCTTTTTGTGCAGCAGCTGGGGCGAGGGCTGCGCAAGGCGAATGGCAAGGCGCTGTGTACCGTGCTGGACTTCGTGGGGCAGCATCGCAAGGAGTTCCGGTTCGACCGCCGTCTTGGCGGCCTCCTCGGCGGGACACGGCGCCAGATCGAGGAGCAGGTGAAGCTTGGCTTCCCGTTCCTCCCGGCAGGCTGCCAGATGCAGCTCGAGCCTGTGGCGCGCGAGCGTATTCTGGACAGCATCAAGCAGAGCGTTCCGTCGCGGAAGAACGATCGGTCACGTGAACTGATGGCGTTGGCGGTGCAGCGGCCGAACGTGTCGCTCGCCGACTACCTGGCCGAGACAGGGCTCGAGCTGGAGGAGGTCTACGCGGGTGGTAGCGACTCGTGGAGCGCCATGCGCGAGCGTGCCGGATTGGCCGTACCCGCGGCTGGACCGCTCGAGGAGACGCTCCGCAAGGCGCTCTCCCGGTTGCTGCACGTGGATGATCGAGAACGACTCGATGCGTGGCGGGCGTGGCTCGCGTTGCCGGCCAGTGTGGATGCTGAAGAAGCAACCCGTGAGGGCTGTCTGGTGCGCATGCTGCTTTCGCAGCTGCTCGAGAGCATTGCAGACGACAAACCTTCGTTTGCCGTTGGAGCACAGTTGCTACTGGCTCATCCCGCTGTGTGCGCCGAGCTGGTGGAGCTGTGTGATGTGCTGGCTGGGCGAGTGAAGCACCTCTCAGTGCCGTTGAACGGATTCCACGACGTACCGCTGCGCGTGAACGCGCGGTACACGCGTCGAGAGATCCTTGTGGCCAGCCGTGAGAGTACCGACGTGCGTGGCAGCACATGGCGCGAGGGAGTTCGTTTCGCAGACCAGATGCCGGCCGATCTATTGGCGTTTACCCTCGACAAGACCGAGGGTCAGTTCTCGCCCACCACCCGCTACCGCGACTACGCCATCAGCCGCGAGCTCATTCACTGGGAGAGTCAGTCCACAACGCGCGCTGGCAGCCCCACGGGGCTTCGCTATCAACAGCATGAGGCGCGCGGCAGCCAGATCTGGCTCTTCGCGCGCCTCAACTCAGGAGAGCGGGCGTTCACCTTTCTTGGCCCGGCAACGTATGTGTCACACGTTGGAGAGGCGCCTATGGCAATCACGTGGCGTCTGTACCATGCCCTGCCAGGTGACCTGTTCCAAGCGTTTGCCGCGGCGGTGGCGTAG
- a CDS encoding SusC/RagA family TonB-linked outer membrane protein, translating into MQLIRSRVTLAVALLLSLAGTSRGAGGQAATGAVTGRVTDLGTKGPLSDVRLQVVGSVLAGRSDANGTYRIAGVPAGTYTVRAIRLGYSQGVASVTVTAGGTATANFALSVAATNLDAITISATGEQQRKREIGASISRIDSGAFNPATVANFSQVLAARTPGIVVQQGAGTSGVGSRIRLRGVTSINLSNDPLLVIDGVFANNNVGGLTFGIGGAQSSRFDDINPEDIEDIQVIKGPAATALYGTGAANGVIQITTKRGKAGKARWNFYGEVGQQETRLDLSTTGSLSNDALLLVNYRQVGRNAAGARVGACSREAQALRTCTTPDTLYKNSPFINENPFRTGGNEGYGLSVSGGGQDAQYYLAADIEQDRGIFAPNNLYRRNLRANVTANVLSSLQAVVNIGYLNSSSGFPLNDNLFAGTLSAGLLGGAFDCNPTTRSRIAECAANNDSLSRGYVSSNVPVTQYFVQEQQQNIQRLVLANTLNWTPKSWLKGTMRVGGDILRRDDATLVPPGRVFLNAASVEGSRFQSKSYIPSLSATGSLTSTFNLTDRIRSATTVGGQYLNEQVRRTDASGAVLLPGTSSLNGASARFTVNEVNQKIVTVAGFAEQRFELSDRLFVTAALRFDDASVFGNSAAGWTYYPSLTSSYVISEEDWFPKWDFLNTLRLRAAYGRAGQRPGFRQSQTFFNPVSVNITDASANLPAVTIGGPVGNAFLSPEITAETEAGFEFSAFNSRLSGEFTGFRRNTTDLLVQRTLAPSLGVAANQFVNLSLMRTRGAEGSITVRPIDNDKIRFEQNITFTTFANRIVDLGSADGQVIAPIVLGTQQFRSGFPAGGYFQRRILSYTDHNNDGIISRVNCPSYGGLANPQLVGGPRCEIVLSDSLDYIGQPLPTREMAFNTSVTLFKSLQLTALVNYRGGNKIYNNTREFRNNGGFANGPDFWDRNAPLSDQVKSTARAMGTSDGYIEDASFVRLSEIAGTYTLPVRWARKMRAAAASLTVGGRNLALWTNYTGFDPEVLSVTSSNFGTQDFLTAPPVRRITARLNLTF; encoded by the coding sequence ATGCAGTTGATTAGATCACGTGTCACGCTCGCGGTGGCATTGCTGCTGTCACTTGCCGGCACGAGCCGGGGGGCAGGGGGCCAGGCAGCAACTGGCGCGGTAACCGGAAGGGTGACCGACCTCGGCACCAAGGGACCGCTGTCCGACGTCCGGCTCCAGGTCGTGGGCAGCGTGCTCGCGGGTCGTTCAGACGCGAACGGCACCTACCGTATCGCCGGCGTTCCGGCCGGGACGTATACCGTGCGTGCGATTCGCCTGGGCTATTCCCAAGGAGTGGCCAGCGTCACGGTAACCGCCGGCGGCACGGCGACGGCCAATTTCGCGCTCAGCGTGGCCGCCACGAACCTCGACGCGATCACCATCTCAGCGACCGGTGAGCAGCAGCGCAAGCGCGAGATTGGGGCCTCCATCAGCCGCATTGACTCGGGCGCCTTCAATCCAGCGACGGTCGCCAACTTCTCGCAGGTGTTGGCCGCGCGTACCCCCGGCATCGTGGTGCAGCAGGGGGCGGGAACGAGCGGCGTTGGTAGCCGTATCCGCTTGCGCGGCGTGACCTCGATCAACCTGTCGAACGATCCGCTGCTGGTGATCGACGGCGTCTTTGCCAACAACAACGTGGGCGGGCTGACCTTCGGCATCGGTGGTGCGCAATCGTCGCGCTTCGATGACATCAACCCGGAAGACATCGAGGACATTCAGGTGATCAAGGGGCCGGCGGCAACCGCGCTCTACGGCACCGGCGCCGCCAATGGTGTCATCCAGATCACCACCAAGCGGGGCAAAGCGGGCAAGGCGCGCTGGAACTTCTACGGCGAGGTCGGCCAACAGGAAACGCGGCTGGACCTGTCGACGACTGGCTCGCTGTCGAACGATGCCCTGCTGCTGGTCAACTACCGTCAGGTCGGGCGAAATGCGGCCGGTGCCCGCGTTGGTGCCTGCTCGCGTGAAGCGCAGGCGCTGCGTACCTGCACGACGCCGGACACACTGTACAAGAACAGCCCCTTCATCAACGAAAACCCGTTCCGTACCGGGGGCAACGAGGGCTACGGCCTCTCCGTCTCAGGTGGCGGGCAGGATGCGCAGTACTACCTCGCCGCGGACATCGAGCAGGATCGCGGCATCTTCGCGCCCAACAACCTCTACCGGCGCAACCTGCGGGCGAACGTGACGGCCAACGTGCTGTCCTCGCTGCAGGCGGTGGTCAATATCGGCTACCTGAACAGCTCGTCGGGCTTCCCGCTCAACGATAACCTCTTTGCCGGCACGCTGTCCGCCGGCTTGCTCGGTGGCGCGTTCGACTGCAACCCGACGACGCGCTCGCGTATCGCGGAGTGCGCGGCCAACAACGACTCACTTTCGCGCGGCTACGTGAGTTCGAACGTGCCGGTGACGCAGTACTTCGTGCAGGAGCAGCAGCAGAACATCCAGCGCCTGGTGCTGGCGAACACGCTGAACTGGACCCCCAAGAGCTGGCTCAAGGGCACGATGCGGGTTGGCGGTGACATTCTCCGGCGCGACGACGCGACCCTGGTGCCGCCCGGCCGCGTGTTTCTGAACGCCGCATCCGTGGAAGGCTCGCGTTTCCAATCCAAGTCCTACATCCCGTCGCTCTCGGCCACGGGCTCGTTGACCAGCACCTTCAACCTCACCGACAGGATTCGCTCGGCGACGACGGTGGGTGGTCAGTATCTCAACGAGCAGGTACGCCGAACGGATGCCAGCGGCGCCGTGCTGCTGCCCGGCACGTCCTCGTTGAACGGCGCGAGCGCCCGCTTCACGGTCAACGAAGTCAACCAGAAAATCGTGACGGTGGCCGGGTTTGCCGAGCAGCGGTTCGAGCTGAGTGACCGCCTGTTCGTCACGGCGGCACTACGCTTCGACGACGCCTCGGTGTTCGGCAATTCAGCGGCGGGGTGGACCTATTACCCCAGTCTGACCTCGTCGTATGTGATCAGCGAGGAGGATTGGTTCCCGAAGTGGGATTTCCTCAATACGCTGCGCTTGCGCGCCGCCTACGGGCGCGCCGGTCAGCGGCCTGGCTTCCGCCAGTCGCAGACGTTCTTCAATCCGGTGTCGGTCAACATCACGGATGCGTCGGCCAACTTGCCGGCGGTCACCATTGGGGGCCCGGTGGGCAATGCCTTCCTGAGCCCCGAGATCACGGCGGAGACGGAAGCCGGCTTCGAGTTCTCCGCGTTCAATTCCCGCCTCTCGGGCGAATTCACCGGATTTCGACGCAACACCACGGATCTGCTCGTGCAGCGTACCCTGGCGCCATCACTCGGTGTCGCGGCCAACCAATTCGTGAATCTGTCGCTGATGCGCACGCGCGGCGCGGAAGGGTCGATCACCGTTCGGCCGATCGACAATGACAAGATCCGCTTCGAGCAGAACATCACGTTCACGACATTCGCGAACCGCATCGTCGATCTGGGATCGGCCGATGGCCAGGTCATCGCGCCGATCGTTTTGGGCACGCAGCAGTTCCGTTCGGGGTTCCCGGCGGGTGGATACTTCCAGCGCCGGATTCTGAGCTACACCGACCACAACAACGACGGGATCATCAGCCGGGTCAATTGTCCGAGCTATGGCGGACTGGCCAACCCCCAGCTGGTGGGTGGCCCCCGCTGCGAGATCGTGCTCTCCGATTCGCTCGACTACATCGGTCAGCCATTGCCGACCCGTGAAATGGCGTTCAATACGAGCGTCACGTTGTTCAAGTCGCTGCAGTTGACGGCGCTGGTGAATTACCGGGGCGGCAACAAGATCTACAACAACACGCGCGAGTTCCGGAACAACGGCGGGTTTGCCAATGGCCCCGACTTCTGGGATCGCAACGCGCCACTGAGTGACCAGGTCAAGTCGACCGCTCGCGCGATGGGCACGAGTGATGGCTACATCGAGGATGCGAGCTTCGTGCGGTTGAGTGAAATCGCCGGCACGTACACGTTGCCGGTGCGCTGGGCGCGGAAGATGCGCGCCGCTGCGGCCTCACTCACGGTTGGCGGCCGCAACCTCGCGCTCTGGACGAACTACACAGGATTCGACCCGGAAGTGTTGTCGGTCACAAGCTCCAACTTCGGCACCCAAGACTTCCTGACCGCGCCGCCGGTACGCCGGATCACGGCGCGTCTGAACCTGACCTTCTAA
- a CDS encoding CHRD domain-containing protein, with amino-acid sequence MTYRMLSVAALATAVGLAACSESYAVISASAPEKTNFTTALSGANEVPAVTTSATGWANWVLEDPNTLQYEIYVAGIDSITMAHFHANVAGQNGPIMAWFVPTEASRAPGIGNISVGTSGGILRQNRVTRASLLMVAPFTWDSLVTRMRAGSTYLNIHTRRNPGGELRGQVGPGRRE; translated from the coding sequence ATGACGTATCGCATGCTGTCCGTCGCCGCCTTGGCGACGGCCGTGGGGCTCGCCGCCTGCTCCGAGAGCTACGCGGTCATTTCTGCCTCGGCGCCGGAGAAGACGAACTTCACCACTGCGCTGAGCGGCGCGAACGAAGTGCCGGCGGTCACCACCAGCGCGACCGGGTGGGCCAACTGGGTGCTGGAGGACCCGAACACGCTCCAGTACGAGATTTACGTAGCCGGCATCGACTCGATCACGATGGCCCACTTCCACGCCAACGTGGCCGGGCAGAATGGGCCAATCATGGCGTGGTTCGTTCCAACCGAAGCATCACGTGCGCCGGGTATCGGCAATATCTCTGTTGGCACCTCGGGCGGCATCTTGCGCCAGAACCGTGTGACGCGGGCCTCGTTGCTCATGGTCGCGCCGTTCACCTGGGACTCGTTGGTCACGCGTATGCGGGCCGGATCGACGTACCTCAACATCCATACGCGTCGAAACCCCGGTGGTGAGTTGCGCGGGCAGGTAGGGCCGGGGCGACGGGAGTAG